One genomic window of Glycine max cultivar Williams 82 chromosome 16, Glycine_max_v4.0, whole genome shotgun sequence includes the following:
- the LOC100818310 gene encoding probable serine/threonine-protein kinase CST isoform X3, with product MATLIFYWLISSVNCMGLRFSSGSAPHSSSLNGSHCSGSARTGCKNVGFSATGKSQFSEIASGSDDREESLGRILKWPNLKVFSFEELISASRRFRYDIQGLVIGKGCFGPVYKGCLDENTLTPAKVGYGMAVAIKMFNQDYFRGFEEWQSEVNFLGRLSHPNLVNLLGYCWDEDKLLLVYEFMPKGSLDYHLFRGNITPLSWNTRLKIAIGAARGLAFLHASENNVIFSDFKASNILLDGNYNAKISDFGFARWGPFEGESHVSTRVIGTYDYAAPEYIATGRRNNLLRANKREKLDGSIKFNSTSL from the exons ATGGCAACGCTCATCTTTTATTGGTTAATTTCGTCGGTCAACTGCATGGGTCTCCGCTTCTCCTCTGGCTCGGCACCTCACTCCTCTTCCCTCAACGGCTCTCACTGTTCAG GTTCAGCAAGAACTGGCTGCAAGAACGTGGGGTTCTCCGCAACCGGGAAGAGTCAGTTTTCGGAGATTGCGAGTGGAAGCGACGATCGCGAAGAGTCTCTTGGTCGGATTCTGAAATGGCCAAACTTGAAGGTGTTTAGTTTTGAGGAGCTGATTTCTGCCTCAAGGCGTTTCAGGTATGACATACAGGGGTTAGTGATCGGTAAAGGTTGTTTTGGCCCAGTTTACAAGGGATGTTTGGATGAGAATACCCTTACCCCTGCCAAAGTAGGCTATGGAATGGCCGTTGCGATCAAAATGTTTAACCAAGATTACTTCCGAGGGTTTGAAGAGTGGCAG TCAGAAGTAAACTTTTTAGGAAGGCTTTCTCACCCCAACCTGGTTAATCTATTGGGATACTGTTGGGACGAGGATAAGCTTCTTCTAGTGTATGAGTTCATGCCAAAGGGAAGCTTAGACTATCATCTATTCAGAG GAAACATAACACCACTTTCTTGGAACACACGGCTTAAAATAGCTATTGGTGCAGCTCGGGGATTAGCTTTCTTGCACGCCTCTGAAAACAATGTCATATTCAGTGATTTCAAGGCCTCAAATATACTTCTTGACGGG AATTACAATGCAAAGATCTCAGATTTTGGCTTTGCTAGATGGGGGCCTTTTGAAGGAGAATCACATGTATCTACCAGGGTCATTGGCACATATGATTATGCTGCTCCAGAATACATAGCAACAG GTAGGAGGAATAATCTTCTAAGAGCAAACAAGAGAGAGAAGTTAGATGggtcaatcaaattcaattcaaCCAGTCtttaa
- the LOC100818310 gene encoding probable serine/threonine-protein kinase CST isoform X4, translating to MATLIFYWLISSVNCMGLRFSSGSAPHSSSLNGSHCSGSARTGCKNVGFSATGKSQFSEIASGSDDREESLGRILKWPNLKVFSFEELISASRRFRYDIQGLVIGKGCFGPVYKGCLDENTLTPAKVGYGMAVAIKMFNQDYFRGFEEWQSEVNFLGRLSHPNLVNLLGYCWDEDKLLLVYEFMPKGSLDYHLFRGNITPLSWNTRLKIAIGAARGLAFLHASENNVIFSDFKASNILLDGNYNAKISDFGFARWGPFEGESHVSTRVIGTYDYAAPEYIATGNENRRSFLKPNRT from the exons ATGGCAACGCTCATCTTTTATTGGTTAATTTCGTCGGTCAACTGCATGGGTCTCCGCTTCTCCTCTGGCTCGGCACCTCACTCCTCTTCCCTCAACGGCTCTCACTGTTCAG GTTCAGCAAGAACTGGCTGCAAGAACGTGGGGTTCTCCGCAACCGGGAAGAGTCAGTTTTCGGAGATTGCGAGTGGAAGCGACGATCGCGAAGAGTCTCTTGGTCGGATTCTGAAATGGCCAAACTTGAAGGTGTTTAGTTTTGAGGAGCTGATTTCTGCCTCAAGGCGTTTCAGGTATGACATACAGGGGTTAGTGATCGGTAAAGGTTGTTTTGGCCCAGTTTACAAGGGATGTTTGGATGAGAATACCCTTACCCCTGCCAAAGTAGGCTATGGAATGGCCGTTGCGATCAAAATGTTTAACCAAGATTACTTCCGAGGGTTTGAAGAGTGGCAG TCAGAAGTAAACTTTTTAGGAAGGCTTTCTCACCCCAACCTGGTTAATCTATTGGGATACTGTTGGGACGAGGATAAGCTTCTTCTAGTGTATGAGTTCATGCCAAAGGGAAGCTTAGACTATCATCTATTCAGAG GAAACATAACACCACTTTCTTGGAACACACGGCTTAAAATAGCTATTGGTGCAGCTCGGGGATTAGCTTTCTTGCACGCCTCTGAAAACAATGTCATATTCAGTGATTTCAAGGCCTCAAATATACTTCTTGACGGG AATTACAATGCAAAGATCTCAGATTTTGGCTTTGCTAGATGGGGGCCTTTTGAAGGAGAATCACATGTATCTACCAGGGTCATTGGCACATATGATTATGCTGCTCCAGAATACATAGCAACAG GAAATGAAAACAGACGAAGTTTTCTTAAACCAAACAGGACTTAG
- the LOC100818310 gene encoding probable serine/threonine-protein kinase PIX13 isoform X1: MATLIFYWLISSVNCMGLRFSSGSAPHSSSLNGSHCSGSARTGCKNVGFSATGKSQFSEIASGSDDREESLGRILKWPNLKVFSFEELISASRRFRYDIQGLVIGKGCFGPVYKGCLDENTLTPAKVGYGMAVAIKMFNQDYFRGFEEWQSEVNFLGRLSHPNLVNLLGYCWDEDKLLLVYEFMPKGSLDYHLFRGNITPLSWNTRLKIAIGAARGLAFLHASENNVIFSDFKASNILLDGNYNAKISDFGFARWGPFEGESHVSTRVIGTYDYAAPEYIATGHLYVKSDIYGFGVVLLEILTGMRALDTNRPQTMQNLVEWTKPCLSSKKKLKAIMDAKIEGQYSLEAAWQAAKLTLKCLKSVPEERPSMKDVVEALEAIEAIQNPQFAAYISSTPSAGS, from the exons ATGGCAACGCTCATCTTTTATTGGTTAATTTCGTCGGTCAACTGCATGGGTCTCCGCTTCTCCTCTGGCTCGGCACCTCACTCCTCTTCCCTCAACGGCTCTCACTGTTCAG GTTCAGCAAGAACTGGCTGCAAGAACGTGGGGTTCTCCGCAACCGGGAAGAGTCAGTTTTCGGAGATTGCGAGTGGAAGCGACGATCGCGAAGAGTCTCTTGGTCGGATTCTGAAATGGCCAAACTTGAAGGTGTTTAGTTTTGAGGAGCTGATTTCTGCCTCAAGGCGTTTCAGGTATGACATACAGGGGTTAGTGATCGGTAAAGGTTGTTTTGGCCCAGTTTACAAGGGATGTTTGGATGAGAATACCCTTACCCCTGCCAAAGTAGGCTATGGAATGGCCGTTGCGATCAAAATGTTTAACCAAGATTACTTCCGAGGGTTTGAAGAGTGGCAG TCAGAAGTAAACTTTTTAGGAAGGCTTTCTCACCCCAACCTGGTTAATCTATTGGGATACTGTTGGGACGAGGATAAGCTTCTTCTAGTGTATGAGTTCATGCCAAAGGGAAGCTTAGACTATCATCTATTCAGAG GAAACATAACACCACTTTCTTGGAACACACGGCTTAAAATAGCTATTGGTGCAGCTCGGGGATTAGCTTTCTTGCACGCCTCTGAAAACAATGTCATATTCAGTGATTTCAAGGCCTCAAATATACTTCTTGACGGG AATTACAATGCAAAGATCTCAGATTTTGGCTTTGCTAGATGGGGGCCTTTTGAAGGAGAATCACATGTATCTACCAGGGTCATTGGCACATATGATTATGCTGCTCCAGAATACATAGCAACAG GCCACTTGTATGTGAAGagtgatatctatggatttggTGTAGTGCTGCTTGAAATACTTACAGGCATGCGGGCACTTGACACAAATCGACCTCAAACCATGCAGAACCTAGTTGAATGGACTAAGCCTTGtctttcttccaaaaaaaagttgaaagccATAATGGATGCTAAGATAGAGGGTCAATATTCACTTGAGGCAGCATGGCAAGCAGCAAAACTTACTCTAAAATGCCTAAAATCTGTCCCTGAAGAACGTCCTTCTATGAAAGATGTAGTTGAGGCATTGGAAGCCATTGAAGCTATCCAAAACCCACAATTCGCAGCGTACATCTCATCCACCCCCTCGGCAGGGTCGTAA
- the LOC100818310 gene encoding probable serine/threonine-protein kinase PIX13 isoform X2, with amino-acid sequence MATLIFYWLISSVNCMGLRFSSGSAPHSSSLNGSHCSGSARTGCKNVGFSATGKSQFSEIASGSDDREESLGRILKWPNLKVFSFEELISASRRFRYDIQGLVIGKGCFGPVYKGCLDENTLTPAKVGYGMAVAIKMFNQDYFRGFEEWQSEVNFLGRLSHPNLVNLLGYCWDEDKLLLVYEFMPKGSLDYHLFRGNITPLSWNTRLKIAIGAARGLAFLHASENNVIFSDFKASNILLDGNYNAKISDFGFARWGPFEGESHVSTRVIGTYDYAAPEYIATVLLEILTGMRALDTNRPQTMQNLVEWTKPCLSSKKKLKAIMDAKIEGQYSLEAAWQAAKLTLKCLKSVPEERPSMKDVVEALEAIEAIQNPQFAAYISSTPSAGS; translated from the exons ATGGCAACGCTCATCTTTTATTGGTTAATTTCGTCGGTCAACTGCATGGGTCTCCGCTTCTCCTCTGGCTCGGCACCTCACTCCTCTTCCCTCAACGGCTCTCACTGTTCAG GTTCAGCAAGAACTGGCTGCAAGAACGTGGGGTTCTCCGCAACCGGGAAGAGTCAGTTTTCGGAGATTGCGAGTGGAAGCGACGATCGCGAAGAGTCTCTTGGTCGGATTCTGAAATGGCCAAACTTGAAGGTGTTTAGTTTTGAGGAGCTGATTTCTGCCTCAAGGCGTTTCAGGTATGACATACAGGGGTTAGTGATCGGTAAAGGTTGTTTTGGCCCAGTTTACAAGGGATGTTTGGATGAGAATACCCTTACCCCTGCCAAAGTAGGCTATGGAATGGCCGTTGCGATCAAAATGTTTAACCAAGATTACTTCCGAGGGTTTGAAGAGTGGCAG TCAGAAGTAAACTTTTTAGGAAGGCTTTCTCACCCCAACCTGGTTAATCTATTGGGATACTGTTGGGACGAGGATAAGCTTCTTCTAGTGTATGAGTTCATGCCAAAGGGAAGCTTAGACTATCATCTATTCAGAG GAAACATAACACCACTTTCTTGGAACACACGGCTTAAAATAGCTATTGGTGCAGCTCGGGGATTAGCTTTCTTGCACGCCTCTGAAAACAATGTCATATTCAGTGATTTCAAGGCCTCAAATATACTTCTTGACGGG AATTACAATGCAAAGATCTCAGATTTTGGCTTTGCTAGATGGGGGCCTTTTGAAGGAGAATCACATGTATCTACCAGGGTCATTGGCACATATGATTATGCTGCTCCAGAATACATAGCAACAG TGCTGCTTGAAATACTTACAGGCATGCGGGCACTTGACACAAATCGACCTCAAACCATGCAGAACCTAGTTGAATGGACTAAGCCTTGtctttcttccaaaaaaaagttgaaagccATAATGGATGCTAAGATAGAGGGTCAATATTCACTTGAGGCAGCATGGCAAGCAGCAAAACTTACTCTAAAATGCCTAAAATCTGTCCCTGAAGAACGTCCTTCTATGAAAGATGTAGTTGAGGCATTGGAAGCCATTGAAGCTATCCAAAACCCACAATTCGCAGCGTACATCTCATCCACCCCCTCGGCAGGGTCGTAA
- the LOC100818310 gene encoding probable serine/threonine-protein kinase CST isoform X5 gives MATLIFYWLISSVNCMGLRFSSGSAPHSSSLNGSHCSGSARTGCKNVGFSATGKSQFSEIASGSDDREESLGRILKWPNLKVFSFEELISASRRFRYDIQGLVIGKGCFGPVYKGCLDENTLTPAKVGYGMAVAIKMFNQDYFRGFEEWQSEVNFLGRLSHPNLVNLLGYCWDEDKLLLVYEFMPKGSLDYHLFRGNITPLSWNTRLKIAIGAARGLAFLHASENNVIFSDFKASNILLDGNYNAKISDFGFARWGPFEGESHVSTRVIGTYDYAAPEYIATVINTNRK, from the exons ATGGCAACGCTCATCTTTTATTGGTTAATTTCGTCGGTCAACTGCATGGGTCTCCGCTTCTCCTCTGGCTCGGCACCTCACTCCTCTTCCCTCAACGGCTCTCACTGTTCAG GTTCAGCAAGAACTGGCTGCAAGAACGTGGGGTTCTCCGCAACCGGGAAGAGTCAGTTTTCGGAGATTGCGAGTGGAAGCGACGATCGCGAAGAGTCTCTTGGTCGGATTCTGAAATGGCCAAACTTGAAGGTGTTTAGTTTTGAGGAGCTGATTTCTGCCTCAAGGCGTTTCAGGTATGACATACAGGGGTTAGTGATCGGTAAAGGTTGTTTTGGCCCAGTTTACAAGGGATGTTTGGATGAGAATACCCTTACCCCTGCCAAAGTAGGCTATGGAATGGCCGTTGCGATCAAAATGTTTAACCAAGATTACTTCCGAGGGTTTGAAGAGTGGCAG TCAGAAGTAAACTTTTTAGGAAGGCTTTCTCACCCCAACCTGGTTAATCTATTGGGATACTGTTGGGACGAGGATAAGCTTCTTCTAGTGTATGAGTTCATGCCAAAGGGAAGCTTAGACTATCATCTATTCAGAG GAAACATAACACCACTTTCTTGGAACACACGGCTTAAAATAGCTATTGGTGCAGCTCGGGGATTAGCTTTCTTGCACGCCTCTGAAAACAATGTCATATTCAGTGATTTCAAGGCCTCAAATATACTTCTTGACGGG AATTACAATGCAAAGATCTCAGATTTTGGCTTTGCTAGATGGGGGCCTTTTGAAGGAGAATCACATGTATCTACCAGGGTCATTGGCACATATGATTATGCTGCTCCAGAATACATAGCAACAG TTATCAATACAAACAGGAAATGA